CGCGTGGCGTCGCTACCCTAGCCGCGGCGAGCGTACCATGCCTCTCCGCCCTCAGCCTCCCCTCGGTCATGGCCGGGTGTAGCTCTGGCCTAGCGGCCCTATTGAACCAGGGCGGCGTGCGGCACAGGATGAGACGGGGTGGGCTGCGCTACTAGGCGCGACCACCCCCGCCGTCAGGCGCGGGAGGTCTCAACGCTGGCTTCAGACGCCGCCGAAAGCCGAAGCGACGTAGGAGCGGAGGCTATTGGCGGTCGCCTGCAAGCCGGGGTTAGGTGGCCCCGCTCTTCTGCGACCTTGCAAGTCCATCAATGAAGCGATCGATCTCAGCGCGGTTGGCAAAAAAACCTTGAAACCCTTCGTAATCTGGACCAGCGGTCTCGTAGTAGATCCATGGATCGCGGCGCGGCGGCAGCATCGCCAGGTCGGCGTCCTCCGACAGGTTCAAAAAGGAGCGGAGCCGGAGGGAGTAGAGCTGAAACCGGAGTCCGTCACTCGCGTTGCTCTCTTGCGGGATGAGGCTGACGACAGTCTTTTTGCCCCCGTTGAAAACACCAGTGAAGCCGATGGAGCTTCGGGTCGTGTGCTTCTGGAAATAGCGCTCTAAATTGGCTACCGCGTGGCGGTATGGCTCCTGCACCCCCTTCTCTGCCGCTATCGCGTCCAACTCCTCGTAGGTGAGGTTCGGACGGCGCTTCGACGCGCCCTTCGTACGACTCTGCAGCTCTACCTGGGCCGGCTCAATCAAGAAAACGCGGGCGAGAAGTTCTGGCCCGTTCTGCTCTTTGAAGTACTGGAAGGTTGCGGCGTTGATGTTGACGCCGTACGTGTCTGAGAGGTACTTGATAATTCGCTCTGAGCTCGCGTGGATTTGCGAAGCGACGATAAGGAGGCGGTGATTCTCGTTCAGGGTCTCGGGAAGATCTGCGTCGAACCGACCTTTGAACGCTTCTTCGAGC
This DNA window, taken from Candidatus Rokuibacteriota bacterium, encodes the following:
- a CDS encoding endonuclease NucS, whose product is MPEEVRLWRIQGSDTLREIARSPLDLEARLEDWLERDISVLSPGLLVIGRQVETDFGGFIDLLCLDHAGDVVVVELKRDKTPREITAQILDYGSWVKDLSNERITAIGEAYLGQGKLEEAFKGRFDADLPETLNENHRLLIVASQIHASSERIIKYLSDTYGVNINAATFQYFKEQNGPELLARVFLIEPAQVELQSRTKGASKRRPNLTYEELDAIAAEKGVQEPYRHAVANLERYFQKHTTRSSIGFTGVFNGGKKTVVSLIPQESNASDGLRFQLYSLRLRSFLNLSEDADLAMLPPRRDPWIYYETAGPDYEGFQGFFANRAEIDRFIDGLARSQKSGAT